agcACAAAAGTACTTTGCACTTCAGGCAGGCTGTTTGCGTGTAGCCATTCTTGCACAGTCTGCATCGTCCACGTTTATCAGCATGGATGGGGAAATGATCGAATCTGTCTAGTCTGACGACATCCAAAGGCGCAATGATCCTCTgaagtggaggtggaggtggagcagcTTGATGGTGTTCTGGAGCATTTTCCAATGATGTTCGTCCTCTTTTCCTGCTGTTGAAGTCAGCCTGTTTTCCAACCTTGATGAGGGCATCTGCAACTTGAGCACGGAAGTCAAGAAGCGACATATACTTCTTCTCCTGCTTCTGGATGAGATGACGGCGGTAGAGGAGCCAGCCATTGACCAGTGATAGGTCAATCAAGTAGAACAAGATGCGCAGATACCAACGACGTGGGCGGATGTCAATGCGATAGAGAGCTGCAAACATGTCCGCCAAGTCTACCCCTcccatgttgttgttgtacacATTGACAATGTGTGGTCTGTCCACTTCCACATATTCCTTCTTCTCTTTTGACCACCTTCTGCATCTATCAACAGGATCAGGGCCAATGAAGGATGACACTAGTAACACTGCCTTGTTGTCATACCACTTCACAATGGCCATCCCACTTGTTATTTCGTATTTCACTTCATACGCACCACGCCCAGCCTTTGACAGTTCCTTGTCACTTTTCAGGGTACATCCACGGACACGGTTACGGTTGATAGTAGCAACTGTTAGAATTCCCATTTTCTTCAGTTCCACAATGAGTTCAGGGGACGTAAACCAGTTGTCAAAGTAGCACTTGTAGTTTAGTCCTTTTGGAACTTCTGATACGAGACGAAGCACAACTTCACCGGCAACACCAAGTCCACGCTCATTGGTCACAGTCCCTTTTCCAGTGTATATTTCAAAGTCATAGACTAGTCCTGTGACACCCGCACGAGTAAAGACCTTGATTCCCCATTTTTTCGGCTTGTTCTTGATATA
This sequence is a window from Periophthalmus magnuspinnatus isolate fPerMag1 chromosome 24, fPerMag1.2.pri, whole genome shotgun sequence. Protein-coding genes within it:
- the LOC117393220 gene encoding piggyBac transposable element-derived protein 3-like, whose amino-acid sequence is MAGRRRFSVKEAIEMVCLPHGALSDTESISDDEIGDPDFAPEVYESDLDYDEPLAEIARANLNHLDVEIHNVHADSDTEVPDDDEPQPGPVPVNKEFSWRQRKPPAADIDSSFQGPAFSPPPDEIPSPKWYFDQFMDKSVFEHISHQSNLYAVMKNGPELKTTPSEMEQFIGLHILMTVVRMPSYRLYWQTATRYDPIATVMARKRFDHLRTYIHMNDNTNVKQKGEPGYDPLFKVRPVLEKVRANCLKVEPEENHSIDEQMIPFKGKIGMKQYIKNKPKKWGIKVFTRAGVTGLVYDFEIYTGKGTVTNERGLGVAGEVVLRLVSEVPKGLNYKCYFDNWFTSPELIVELKKMGILTVATINRNRVRGCTLKSDKELSKAGRGAYEVKYEITSGMAIVKWYDNKAVLLVSSFIGPDPVDRCRRWSKEKKEYVEVDRPHIVNVYNNNMGGVDLADMFAALYRIDIRPRRWYLRILFYLIDLSLVNGWLLYRRHLIQKQEKKYMSLLDFRAQVADALIKVGKQADFNSRKRGRTSLENAPEHHQAAPPPPPLQRIIAPLDVVRLDRFDHFPIHADKRGRCRLCKNGYTQTACLKCKVLLCFTKEKNCFLEYHTKK